The stretch of DNA AAAGAGCTTGGAGCTCAGGAGCCCGAACTCGGAGGATGCTACAATAACCACGGCGTACACGACGCCGACAGCAGCTAGGGCCACTAGGCACAATGCTGCCGTTAAAGAGGCCAGCCACACCCTCTCCACAACACTACACCCGGCGCAGCCTCCAAACATAGTATAGGGTGAGGGCTACGAGGAAAACCAGTAGGAGGCCTGCAGCCGCTGCAGCCCCTGTGTCGCCACTCCTCAAGGAACCCATGGCGTTAGCACCTGCTATAAAAGCCCACAGCAGGTTGACAGCTATCACAGGGGGCGTCAATACTCGCGAAACCCTTCCGCCCCTGAAGGAAGACAGGAAGAACAGGATGTTACCTACTACCAGCATACCCACCATTAGAGCCAGATAGATTGCCAGGACTATAACCCCCACGAGGGTGCCCGCCCCGCTAGCGCGGGTGTAGACGTAGCCGAGGAGCAGGAGGCTGCCCAGGGCTAGGAGAAAGCCGAGTACACCGGCTAGAGCGGATATGTATGACAGTGCCCCTCGAGAGGCCACTAAACCCCCAGTCCGCGATTTTAGTGGCTAAAGTTTTAATAGAGAGGCTTCCTCGGCCTGAGGACAGTGTAGGTGGCGTGGACCCAGCCCCCGCAGAGTATCCTCGTGTGTTGAAGCGCTAGCTCTACCCTCCTATCCCTCCCGTCGAAAACCCCGGGGCACTCGGCGAGGCCAACGCCCCCTCCGAATATGTACGGCGCTATAGTGGCCCTCACCTCATCAACAAGACCCTTCTCAAGCATAGCGCAGTTCAGCCCTCCCCCACCCTCCACCATCAAAACCCTTACACCCAGCCTCTCCCTAAGCACCGCCACAGCCCTCTCCAGATCCACCTTCCCCCGGCCAGCCTCGACAACCTCCACTCCCCTCTCGAGATAGGGCTTCAGCCTCTCCCGGCTGTGGCCCTCGGCTGTGACAAGAACGCTCCCCCGCCGCAGCCCCGCGACGTCCGGGGGCACTTTCAGGCCCGAGTCGACTACGACCCTTAGAGGGCTCCTACCACGGGCCAGCCTCACGGTGAGCCTCGGCCTGTCTAGCACCGCGGTCCTGCTACCCACCATAACCGCGTCGGCTGACGCCCTATACTTGTGCTGCAGCTCGAAGTCCTCCCTGCAGCTGAGGAGGCTGTAGCCGGTGATGCTGGCGATCCTGCCGTCAAGGG from Aeropyrum pernix K1 encodes:
- a CDS encoding dihydrofolate reductase family protein, which codes for MARPYTFIFSTATLDGRIASITGYSLLSCREDFELQHKYRASADAVMVGSRTAVLDRPRLTVRLARGRSPLRVVVDSGLKVPPDVAGLRRGSVLVTAEGHSRERLKPYLERGVEVVEAGRGKVDLERAVAVLRERLGVRVLMVEGGGGLNCAMLEKGLVDEVRATIAPYIFGGGVGLAECPGVFDGRDRRVELALQHTRILCGGWVHATYTVLRPRKPLY